The genomic interval ACAGAGTATTCCTTCCCTTTTGTTCGTGCCCAGGGGCGAAAAACCTCAAATGGCGATGGGCGCCTTGCCCAAACCCGCTCTCGAGAAAGCGATAAAAGACGTTCTTAAAGTAAATGCCGTCTAAGCGCATTCTCGGAGTCGACCTTCACGGGACACTACTCGACGAAAACTGGGGGATAGACGCCTCTCTTACGGAAGAAATAACCGGCTTATTTCTTGAACTCGGCTCAAATTTCAGGATTTTCATTTGTTCGGGCAACGATCTCGGATTTGTAAAAGATCGCGTCCCTGGAAAAATTATTAACTGCCTGGAAGGACTCGTTCTTGAAACCGGTTGCGTTTTCAGCGACAAAACAACGGAAAAAGTATTGACCGAAGAAAATTACGCCAACAAGGTGAAAGGTCTCGAAAAAAAACTTAAAGAAATGAATCTCGGAAAAGTCAAATATTTTGCCAGGCGCCTTTCTTCAGTCAGTATATTCACGAAAAACGGGATTTCTGGAGAACCGCCCGAAAAAGTATTCGAAAGGGTTTTAGACTTTTTAACTTCAGATAAAAAAAATGATTTTTACGTCACACATTCGGACGTCGCCGTCGATATAGTTCCTTGCGGCCATAACAAATTAACCGGATTGAAAAAAATAGACTCTGGATCGGACGTTTTCGCTGTGGCTGATTCCTTCAACGATCTTTCACTGCTCGGTGGTGCCGATTATTCCTTCGCGCCATATAACGTCTCCAAAAAGGCGATTTCAGCCCTCAGAGGGAAAAAAGAAGTTGCCGAATTAGACAAAAGAAAGCCTCTTGAAAAAAATAAGCTATACGTCAGCAGGGAATCTTACGGGCGAGGGACGGCTGAAATTTTAGGATATATTCAGAATCATTTCAGGAATTCGTGAAGATCCGAACCGGTTATCCTTTTGAAGTAACAGTCGAGCGAATCGAAATACTTGCGTCCGGGAAGCATGAAAAAATGTTTTCCAACCGTGAATGCCCGGCGCGATTCGTCTTTAACAAGAAAATCGAAAGGATTCATTTCCTCGCCTGAAGAATCACAGACCAATCCTCCGGCTTCCGAATACGCCAGGGTTGCACAGGAAAGATCGAGCGCGTCTATGTTTTTCCCGGCGTAGAAAGAATAAGCTGGAAGAACGCCTGTTGCCGAACAGAAAATCTTGCTGTTCGCGGTTGTGTTGACAAGAAGAGCGAGAAAAGTTCCGGTGAAACTGCCCGGGTTTGCTATGTCCTGAGGAAGAAATTTCGCAAGTTTTCTTCCTGTTTCACCCATGACAGTGCTTATCCGTCCTCTGTCTGATTGTTTAAAAATGATGTCTGATAAAACCTCTATGCAGGCAGAACCGAAAAAAACTCCTTTGTCCGCTTCGGTAAAAATGGTGCAATCTTCTCCTAAAGCCGGATAGTGCATTACTCCCAGGAAAGGTTTTGTGCCTTTCAGAATGCAAAGTGAAAGAGCCCAGAATTTTGACATTCCCGACTGGTCTTTCGACCATTGAACGAAATTTTTTGTCCCGTCAATGGGATCTAAAAGAAGAGTGTAACCGGATTCGATTTTTCCGACACTCAAAAAACCGTAGAAAGGATTTTTTTCGTCAAAAGGCAGCTCTTCAGCCACGACGCCCATTTTAAACGGGTATTCGATTGAAATCTCCCTGAGAATGAAATCCTGCACCTTTGTGTCGACGTCGGTTAGGACTGCTTTCTCTTCGAAAAAAGATTTTTCGGCGTCTGTAGAGGGGTCAACGTTTTTAAGGCTGACAGAAAAGTTCTTACCCGTACTGAGGGCAAATTTTCCCGCCTTGCGAACTATTGAGATTATTTTTTCTGTTTCGAAAGCTTGCATTTTCCTTGTTATTTCCTATAATTGTAATTTAAACTGTATGTTCGGCAAGGGAAATTTTGTTTCTTTTAATCAGCCTATGAGCAAAAAAATAGTAAAAATAAAAGATGTCATTTGCGGAGGGAAGGATATCTTCCTAATTGCAGGTCCGTGCGTCATCGAAAACGAACTTACCGTCATGAAGACTGCACGTATACTCGTTCGAGCCTGTGAAAATTTAGGCGTGAAATTTATATACAAGTCCTCTTTTCTGAAAGACAACAGAAGCTCTCCGGAAAATTTTAGGGGACCGGGAATGGATAAAGGACTGAAGATTCTGGAAAAAGTTAAAAACGAATTTGATTTGCCGGTCACTTCTGACGTTCACTCGGAAGCCCAGGCTTATACTTCCTCGGAAACTCTTGACCTGTTGCAGATACCGGCGTATCTGTGCATGCAGACTTCATTGCTTGAAGCGGCCGCCAAAACCGGAAAACCCATCAACATAAAACACGGCCAGTTCGTGTCTCCGGAGAATATGAAATATCCTGTAGAAAAAGCCGAAAAAGCCGGTAACGGCTCTTTAATGTTGACTGAAAGAGGATATGTTTTCGGATACAACGACCTGATAGTAGATCCAAGAAGCTTCTACGAATTGAATAAAATCGGATACCCCGTGATTTTCGACGCAACTCACAGTGTCAGGCGCTACGGAATACCCAGCGCCCTACCCGAGGGCGGTAGAAAAGAATATCTGGCTACTCTGGCGAGAGCCGCCGTCGCTTCGGGAATTGACGGGTTGTTTCTCGAAGTTCACCCGTGCCCGGAAGACGCTCTTTGCGATTCTTCCAGCCAGCTCAGAGCTGATGAATTCGAAGAATTTATGAAACCACTTATAGAGATTCACAATTTGATAAAAGGCGGATTACATGAGAATATTCCTTGATTCCGTTGACTTCGGCGAAATTGAAGAGGCTTTTGAACTCGGTATCCTTAAAGGGCTTACGACAACACCGACTTTCATGCACAGGAAAGGCATTACCGACATCAACGGAGCGATAGTGAAGCTGTCCGGAATGGTTCCTGAACTGCACGTTGAAGCTTTGGGAGAAAATTGCGATCAGATTGTTTCCAAAGCTCACGAATTGTTGTCCCTTCCGCTCAAAAACAAACCGGTATTCAAGGTCCCGATTTCAAATCATTCTATCAAAGCCTGCACCAGACTTGTTTCTGAAGGGAATCTTGTAAACATCCACCTGGTCTACACCCTCAACCAGGGTTATCTGGCGATGGAAGCAGGAGCGTCATACGTGTGTCCTCTCGTAGGAAGGCTTCACGACCAGGGACACGACGCCATGCAGTTAGTGAGTGACTTGGTTGAGACGACCGATAAGTACGGATACGACACTCAGATTATGGTGTCTTCGGTCAGGCATTCCGAACATGTAAGACAGGCTCTTTTAGCCGGCGCGCACGCATGCACAATACCTTTTTCGGTTTTGATGAAACTGTGCGACAATTCTCTGACGTCGGAGGGCACTACAAAGTTTTTTGAACACACGAAACTGATGACGTTGAAGGTAAGGGATGTCGTCAGAAAATACAATCCCGTCTGCGCAAAAGACGAAACGTTGCTTGACGCCTTGATGAAAATGACTGAATCGAGACTGGGAGCCGTGTCCATAGTCAATGAAAAAGGAGCTCTAACGGGCGTGTTCACCGACGGCGATCTGAGAAGGCATTTCGGGGAAAAAGGGAAGACAATCGTAAATTGCAAAATGTCGGATTTTAAGTATTCTCAGCCGGCAACCATTTCAGCGGATGCGCTCTTGTGTGAGGCCGTCAATTTTTTTTCACGCCACGAATACGACAATCTGATAGTCGTCGAGAACGATTCCCCGGTGGGTATTCTCGACATTCAGGATCTGGTCAAACTCGGTCTCGTGGGCTGAAAAACAGTCATTACTGTCACTGATCGAAGTTATGCAAGTCCTGATAGAAATCTTCGTTCATAAAACTGTCTGTGACGGATAAAAAGAAGTCATTTTTGTATATGAGAGGAGATATGAACTCCGCCCACTTGGCAAAACCGCTTTGTGACAGGTGAAGGCCGTCGAACGAGAATTCAGCTTTAAGTCTTCCTGCCGAATCTTTGAATTCGGAGTTAAGGTCTATGTATCTGATGAAATATGAAAACGATTTTTCGTCTACAATGATCTGTAAAAGCGAATTCAGGGAATCCACGGAAAGATTGAGTCTTGTGTAATCGCCTGTTACCGGTAAAACACTCTGTACGTATAGCTCTACCATTGGAAGTGAGTCAAAGATCGCGTCAAGGAGAGCTGAATATCCTGCAGCAATGCCTGCGGCCGGACGGCTTCCTATATCGTTTATTCCTATCATGATGAAAATCGCCAGAGGATCGAGATCGAAACATGATTCCTTAAGCCTTTTAGTAACTCCTGCGCAGTCATGAATGCCTATTTGATCCCCGACTATGCCGCGGTTATATACCAAAACTCCCGGAAAAAATTTATCGACTGCGAAGCCCTGAGTGATTGAATTGCCTATAAAAACAATCCCGCCCGGAAAGGCGTTTTCGTTTTCAGTTCTGAAAAAAGTCAATCTTGACTGATAATTCTCGTAGAAAGCTTCGTTGAAATATTTTATGTTGTTTTCGTCTATGTATACTCCGGGTAGTTCAAAAACGGTCAGCAGAAAAAAAGTCAGAAAGAGAGCCATTTTTTGACTTCGGGGGCGAGAGAAGTGAATTTTTCCGTCAAATCTGTTATCTGCTTTTCGAATTTCACTGACGGATTGTTGTCGTTTCTGTATCTTTTAAAAGAAAGTTCGGAAGCCGCTTGAAAAAACCTGTCGAGTTTTTTGTTTTCTTTTCTCCCACCTTTTTTCAGGGCTCTCAATCTCGATGAAGACCTTTTTTGTGCGGATGCTATCACGGCGAGGTTCTCTTCGCTTATTAGTCCTGATAAAACTTCCGGTTTCAGATATTTCTCTATCCATTTGCTTTCCTTTCTCAGAACAAGTGTCAGTACTATAAGAAGCAGGATCACTCCCCCGAAATTGAAAAAGACGTCAAGAAGAAATGATAGGCAGTAAGTATGAGGGGCGAATATCATGCAGGTATTGTGAAGCCCATGCAGGAAAACCGCAAGAAACCAGGAGAGAGTGACAAGGGCGATCCCCTTGAGAACTTTTCTGGATAAAAGTGCTTTTCCGAAAGCAAAACCGATTATGGATGACCAGAAGGCGTGATTTGAACCGAAAATAAAGCTTCTGAAAAAAACGTTGGCGTAACCCGAGACGATCCCTTCGCTGAATGTGCCCATGAAATAAAAAACGTCTTCCGTGAAAGCGAAACCAAAACCTACCATGGCGCCGTATATGGCTCCATCGAGTTCGTTGTCAATGTGTTTTCGAAAAAAAAGAAAAAGAAAAACCATGAAAAAACCTTTCACGGTCTCTTCAACAAACGGGGCGCTTAATCCAACGGAAAAAAAGGACTGAGCAATCTCACCTTGGGCGGCATATGAAGCAGTATCTGATAAAGCCGATTCGAGTACAAGGGATATTACTACAGCGGGTATCAGTCCCCAGAAGAAAGCAAACACGAGAAGAGATGCCGGTTCCTTTTCGTATCTGTCGAGCCATAGAAGAAAAGATATGAAAACAACGGTTGAAAATATAATGCCGCCGATGCCGGCTGAAAAATTGAGAACTATTTGCGTAATTCTGCCCCTGAGTCCGGTAAAACCGACGGATACTTTTCAGATTTCATAAATTCATTATACAATATTTTACGCTGGATTCAATATGTTGTATTTCTTTCTCTTGTCATGTCATCGGAAAGTGTTAAAATCTAAAAAAGTGACGTCTGAAAATTCAAGTACCATGATTTGAGAGGAAAAGATTGACTGTTGGTAAAATGAAAAATGACTTTGGCTTCAGGACAAAGGCCATGTTTTTTGCCTTGCTGTTCCTTGCCGTCTCAGCCTCTTACATACCGTCCCTTTTCAATTCTTTATGCTACGACGACGTAGATTTAATTGAAAAAAATGCGCTGGTTCAAAACGGCGATTTCACAGGAATTTTCTTGAAAGACCTTTTTAACGTTACAAGAGGTGAGTCGCCATATTACAGACCGATAATACCGGCGATTTTTGCCGCCGAGACATTTTTGTGGAAGAAGAATTGGGCGTTTTTTCATTTAGACAATATCGTTTTCCATTTTATTGCGTCACTGCTTCTTTATAAACTTGTTCGAAAAATATTGTCGCAAAATCCGACGGGTAAGAGCAAGGGCGTTTTTTTTCAAATGAAAAAACCGAAAGACGCCAAAAGACTTTTTTTGTGGAGTCTGGCAGCCGGTTTTTTTTTCGCGCTTCACCCTGCCAACTCTCAAACCGTCTATTGGCTTTCGGCCAGAGGTGATCTTTTTGTCGCAATAGCTGTTTTGTCAGGATGTCTCGCTTTGAGCTGTGACAGAAAGCTGTCCTACGGCGTAATGCCACTTTCATTTTTTCTGGCTGTTTTCAGCAAGGAAACAGGTTTTTTGCTGCTGCCGATTGCCGCTGTTTTTTATCTGCTGTTCTTGCGCAAAGAAATTCCGCTGAAAAGAGCGCTTTTGCACATTGTTTTTATATTGCCTGTTTTAGCACTATACTTGACTCTGCGCCTGAAAGCCGTTTCTGTTTCACCTTTTGCGCAGGTGGACGAAAGTTTCTGGATGCCGAAAGACGGTTTATTTAAGCTTTATCTGACGTTGCCTTCGATTTGGGGATATTACGCGCTGAGAGCCGTGTTCCCCTATTTTCTGAATTTCGAAACCGGCATTCACCTGTTTCGTTCGTTTTTAAACCTGCAATTTCTTCTTGGGATTCTTTCAGTCGCAGTTTCAGCCCTATCGCTGTTCATTTTCAGAAAAAGCAGGATTTTTTTGTGGGCTTTTCTGGTCTGGTCCATAAGCCTTTTTCCCGTGCTCAATCTTATACCGGTGTTCGAATCCGGAATGGAGCATTACTTGTACATGCCTCTTGCGGGGGTGTCTGTTTTGTCACCTTTCGTTTTCATGAAAAACAGAATTTCGAAATTGGTTTTTATTGCAGTGCTGATGTCTTTCTGCACAGCTGTGTTTTTGAGGGGAAAAGTGTGGAAAGACAATTATTCGCTTTTCACGGATGCCGCCAGGAAAACAGGCGAAAACTGCAGACAGGGATGGATACGATCCAGAAGCAACCTGGGGACAGCCTGTCTCAACAGAGCGGTTGAGGGCGTGGAAACCGAAGAGAATCTGAGAAAAGCGGATTCGCTCTACAGTGAGGTGATAAAAAAACATCCCTATTACGGTGGTGCTTACATCGGAAGAGGAGACGTGTTTTTCGTATCGGAGGATTATGAAAAGGCCGGTGATCTTTATAAGGAAGCACTCGAAAAGTATCCTTCCAATTATTTCCTCATAAACAAACTCGGAATAACATACTCGTGCCTGAAGGATTATTCTCAGGCAAAATTGCTATTCATCAAAGCCGTTGGGATGAATCGGGATTTTACGGACGCCGCAGTCAATCTGGCAAAAATATATTTTATCGAAGGTGACATTGATAAGACCTCGGACCTAATAGGAGGCTTGAAAGAAACACCCGGAACCGTTCTCCTCATCAGAGCTTTGAGAATATCCATCGAAGCATGCCGGGGAAGAATTCAAACGACCGGATCTGCAGAAGAAATTATTACTGCGATAGAAATACTCGGAGAAGCCGGTCATTTCGTGGAAAAGAAACGGCTCGCTGAATCTCATTGCGCCTCATCTCCATCCGACTCCGACGCTCTTTACAATCTTTCTCTTATATATCTTTCTGATTTCGGAGACATGAAATCCGGATACACCGCCCTCACGGAAGGAGTTTCTAGATTTCCCGGAGATGTCAGATTTATGAGAGAGCTTGCCGTATATCACATTTTGACCGGAGACAGCATACAGGCGGCTTATTATTTCCGGAAGGTATTGGACCTTAATCCCTCCCATCCCGAGGCACCGAAAATGAGAGAATTTATTGAGAAAACTTCGAACCGTTAGAATGTCACTGATTTATTTTTTTAAAATCCTCAGGAAGCTGTCAGTAGACAAATTCTTTCTTTTGATCAAAACTTTGTCTGTTTCGCATCCTTTTGAACGGAAAATATTTTCAATGCGGAACACCTCTTCTTCACTGAAACTGTGACAAAATCTCATCGCGTCACTTTTTCCCCAATCCAGCAGAAAGTCCCTTGGCCGGCATTTGTCGGGAATCCGGTTTTTTTTCTGATCCGGGATTTTGTCGAAATTCCAGAGAGAGATCAGTGCTCCGGCTCCTTTTCCGAGCAAATCACAAATTCCTTCAGCTATTCTTTCTCTCTCTGTTGCATCAGGTATGTGATGAAAAAGTCCGACGGCAGCGACAAAAAAGCAAGAGCGGCCTATTGTACTCAGAATGTCCCCTGTTATTCGGGCGTTGACTAAATAAACTTCAGAATAGCTTTGGAAGCGAGCTCGCGCAATCTTGAGCATTTCGAGGCTTTGGTCAATCCCAAAGTACATAACGTCCTTGCGGCAAAATCTATTCATGAAAAATTTAATGAACCTGCCGTCACCGCAGCCGAGATCAAGAAGTCCGCTATAATCGTTGTCAAGAAAACCGTCCTTAAAAACAGAGTCCCAAGCAGAATCGTATCCGTTTCTGGATGAGGAAAATGAGAGAGCGTTCACGTCGTAAAATGTTCTGTTAATCAGACAATATTTGTCTTTTTGTCTAGATTTCATAAAAAACCCGATTCTGTGATAAGTTCACAGTCTGTGATAAACTCACAGAATGAAAACTGAAGAACAAATTAAAAAGCATCTTCTTTCGTCGATAGTCATTGCTCTGTGCTATAAAACTCCGGAATCCGACAAGGCATTAAGGAAAATACTACGCAAGTTTCCAAAAGACGGCAAGAAGTTATTCTCGAAAGCGGAAATATTGAACCATTACAGAAAAATGATCAGTGAAGGTTCTATGGAAAGAAACGGGACGGCGGAAGATTTTCTCGTCACTAAACCGACCAGAAGTGCTTCCGGGATTACCGCAGTGACAATAATGACAAAACCTTTTCCCTGCCCCGGCAGATGCGTATTTTGCCCTGACGAGAAAAATATGCCCAAAAGCTACCTTTCTAGCGAGCCCGGTTCGATGCGGGCGCTTGAGAACTCTTTCGATCCATACAGGCAAGTGACAAGCCGACTGACTGCGCTTAGCAACACCGGACACAGTACTGAAAAATCCGAGATAATTGTTCTGGGCGGATCTTTCAGCCACTACGATGAGGCTTACAGAATTGAATTTACAAAAGGCATCTATGCGGCTTTGAACGATTTCGAAACCGACGGCGGCTCATGCAGAAAAACCGGTGAAGACGATCGCGGACAGAGGAATGAGCTCTCGTCTCTTTTTAACGAACAAAAAAAGAATGAAAATGCAAAGGCAAGATGTGTCGGTCTGTCATTCGAGACAAGAGCCGACATGATAAACGAGAATGAGATCATATTTTTGAGAAGACTAGGCTGTACAAAAATTCAATTGGGCGTCCAGTCTCTCGACGAAGACGTCTTGAATATGAGCGATGTGGGCATGAAGACTGAAGACATCATGAGGGCTTTTATTCTTTTAAGGTCAGCCGGATTCAAGATTCAGGCTCACGTCATGGTTAATTTACCTGGTTCGGATCCTGCAAAAGACATGGAAACATATAGAAAGCTTTTCAGAGCCCCCCTGTGTCCCGACGAGGTAAAAATATATCCCGTGGCAGTCGTAAAAAAAAGCCCTCTGTACAAGAGATTTGAGTCCGGAGAATTTAGCTACTATCCCATCGATACGCTTATCGATCTTCTATCTTGCATGCTTAAAGAAACTCCCCGGTATTGCCGGGTGACTAGAATTGTAAGAGACATCCCTTTGAATTCTACCGCAGGTGACGCTCCTTCGAACAATCTCAGAGAAACAGTTGAAAAAGCCGTAAAAAAATCGGAAGGAAATGACATAAATATAAGGAACCGCGAAATAAAAGGAGATAGCCTGACAGGCGATTTAACTTATGTGCAGACGATCTATGATTGCGGACCATTTCAGGAAAGATTTATCGAGTGCATTGACGAAAGAGAAAAACTCGCGGGTTTTCTGAGGCTGTCAATCCCGTCGCAATATCTCCGGTCGAAATCTGAAGAATCTGTAAGGTTCCCAAAAGAGTTATCCGGTTCAGCCCTGGTAAGAGAACTGCATGTCTATGGAAAGCCTGCGGCTATAGGCGAGAAAAACCCTAAGAGAACTCAGCACCGCGGCATAGGGACAAAACTGCTTCAAATCGCGACTGAAGAGTCCTATTCAACCGGATGCAGGGTGCTTTCTGTAATTTCTTCGGTAGGAACTAGGAATTACTACAGAAAACTCGGTTTTATGGACGGAGAAATGTATCAGCATCGTTTTCTATGAACCGCCTTAATCGGCAATGACTTTTCTACGGAAGCGAAAGGTCTTTGCACAAAATCAATGACTCTGTACTTTATAAAATCGCTGAATTATAATCCAGCCCTGGTCTGAATAACAGAAAGGACGTTTGAATATTTTTAGTATTTTGTCTAGAATGATCCCGTACGTCGCGGCTTTTGGTCTGGGTTTTACGGCGAGAAAGCTGAGGTTGATCGGTGAAAAAGACGGAAACACGCTTCTGAGGATATATTTTTACTTCATTTTTCCTTTTCTGGTGTTCAGGATTCTTCACTCGGTCGAAATCGGACCGGATCAAATAGCATTGCCCTTCATCGCTTTTTCTCTTCTTATTGCATTGTTTGCAGCTTCTTTGTTTGTCTCGAAAAAACTTTCCAGGGAAAAATCGAAGAGAGTTTCGTTTGTTCTCGCCGTGTCGATAATGAATACAGGTTTTATTATGCCTTTCGTCAATGAGTTCGCGGGAGAAACCGGTCTGGCGTCCCTGATGATATTCGATATAGGCAACATGGTTGTGATTGCGACATTTCTGTTCGCATTTTCCAGTTATTCAGCCACGAGATCTGCTGGCAAGACCTTCAAAAACATTCTTCTTTCTCCTCCCGTATGGGCCATAGTCGTTTCAGCCCTGGTGAACGCTTTCAACATCAAACCGCCTGAGTTAGTACTTAACACGGCCATTTTTCTTGAAAAACCTGCCTTCCCTTTGGTGCTGTTTGCACTTGGTTCTCTTTTAGAATTCGAGATTTCGGATATCAGAAACGTTTTGACGGCAGTGGCCATGAGGATGATAGCCGGAGGGATTTTAGGTCTGCTCATATTGTCGCTGATAAAGCTTCCGTCCAATGAAAGACTCGTCGTCGTTCTCGCCGCAACTTCTCCGTGCGGTTTCAATTCGGTAGTTTACGCTTCACTGCACGGTCACGACGCTAAAAGCGCCGCGAGCACCGTATCCTTGTCTCTTATAGTAAGTATATTGGCAATGCCTGTACTGCTGTTTTTCTTCATGTAATAAGAAAAAAGCCATCCCTCTCAGAAGGGGGACTAAAGAGGGATGGCGTAATCTTCTCTTTCCGGAGAAGATTGAAGGTGGTACATTTTCAATGATAGCAGATTTTTTGGAAAATTCAACAACAGGTTAGCGTTTTCAACCCGATATCGTATACTTATGAGATGTCAAATATTATAATCCCGAAACTCACAAACGCCAGGTGTTTAGAAAATGCACTTCGGTAGAAACGACGACCTTTTAGAACGCGATTCGAGAAAATACGGGGTCGTAGAGCTTCTCAAAATCATTTATCCTTTCATCAAGCCTTTTCTGTGGCAGTTTTTCGCAGCGACCGCGCTTCTTCTCGTCTCGACCGCTTGTTCTTTGGCAGCTCCTCTCATCCTTAGAGAGGTAATCGACAAGGCCATACCGTCAAAAGATGTAGCCCAGGTTCTCAGACTTGCCGTCATTTTCGCGGCAGTTTTCATTTTTTCGGTTTTTATATCTTACGCTCAAATAATCATGACCACAAAGATCGGCCTTTCGATAATAAGAGATTTGAAAGCGAGATTGTTCAGCCACCTGCTTACTTTGTCCATGGCTTATTACGATGCAAATCCGCCGGGAAAACTCATGGCGAGAGTCGAAAGCGACACAGAGAGAGTGAGAATGCTGTTCAGCGATGTGTCTATGGCTCTTTTGTCGAATGTAATAATATTTTCAGGCACTCTCGCCATTATGATGTTATCAAATTCCAAAATGACTTTGCTTGTCATGGCTCTT from candidate division WOR-3 bacterium carries:
- a CDS encoding HAD hydrolase family protein, producing MPSKRILGVDLHGTLLDENWGIDASLTEEITGLFLELGSNFRIFICSGNDLGFVKDRVPGKIINCLEGLVLETGCVFSDKTTEKVLTEENYANKVKGLEKKLKEMNLGKVKYFARRLSSVSIFTKNGISGEPPEKVFERVLDFLTSDKKNDFYVTHSDVAVDIVPCGHNKLTGLKKIDSGSDVFAVADSFNDLSLLGGADYSFAPYNVSKKAISALRGKKEVAELDKRKPLEKNKLYVSRESYGRGTAEILGYIQNHFRNS
- the kdsA gene encoding 3-deoxy-8-phosphooctulonate synthase, which codes for MSKKIVKIKDVICGGKDIFLIAGPCVIENELTVMKTARILVRACENLGVKFIYKSSFLKDNRSSPENFRGPGMDKGLKILEKVKNEFDLPVTSDVHSEAQAYTSSETLDLLQIPAYLCMQTSLLEAAAKTGKPINIKHGQFVSPENMKYPVEKAEKAGNGSLMLTERGYVFGYNDLIVDPRSFYELNKIGYPVIFDATHSVRRYGIPSALPEGGRKEYLATLARAAVASGIDGLFLEVHPCPEDALCDSSSQLRADEFEEFMKPLIEIHNLIKGGLHENIP
- a CDS encoding CBS domain-containing protein → MRIFLDSVDFGEIEEAFELGILKGLTTTPTFMHRKGITDINGAIVKLSGMVPELHVEALGENCDQIVSKAHELLSLPLKNKPVFKVPISNHSIKACTRLVSEGNLVNIHLVYTLNQGYLAMEAGASYVCPLVGRLHDQGHDAMQLVSDLVETTDKYGYDTQIMVSSVRHSEHVRQALLAGAHACTIPFSVLMKLCDNSLTSEGTTKFFEHTKLMTLKVRDVVRKYNPVCAKDETLLDALMKMTESRLGAVSIVNEKGALTGVFTDGDLRRHFGEKGKTIVNCKMSDFKYSQPATISADALLCEAVNFFSRHEYDNLIVVENDSPVGILDIQDLVKLGLVG
- a CDS encoding PrsW family intramembrane metalloprotease — its product is MFAFFWGLIPAVVISLVLESALSDTASYAAQGEIAQSFFSVGLSAPFVEETVKGFFMVFLFLFFRKHIDNELDGAIYGAMVGFGFAFTEDVFYFMGTFSEGIVSGYANVFFRSFIFGSNHAFWSSIIGFAFGKALLSRKVLKGIALVTLSWFLAVFLHGLHNTCMIFAPHTYCLSFLLDVFFNFGGVILLLIVLTLVLRKESKWIEKYLKPEVLSGLISEENLAVIASAQKRSSSRLRALKKGGRKENKKLDRFFQAASELSFKRYRNDNNPSVKFEKQITDLTEKFTSLAPEVKKWLSF
- a CDS encoding tetratricopeptide repeat protein — protein: MKNDFGFRTKAMFFALLFLAVSASYIPSLFNSLCYDDVDLIEKNALVQNGDFTGIFLKDLFNVTRGESPYYRPIIPAIFAAETFLWKKNWAFFHLDNIVFHFIASLLLYKLVRKILSQNPTGKSKGVFFQMKKPKDAKRLFLWSLAAGFFFALHPANSQTVYWLSARGDLFVAIAVLSGCLALSCDRKLSYGVMPLSFFLAVFSKETGFLLLPIAAVFYLLFLRKEIPLKRALLHIVFILPVLALYLTLRLKAVSVSPFAQVDESFWMPKDGLFKLYLTLPSIWGYYALRAVFPYFLNFETGIHLFRSFLNLQFLLGILSVAVSALSLFIFRKSRIFLWAFLVWSISLFPVLNLIPVFESGMEHYLYMPLAGVSVLSPFVFMKNRISKLVFIAVLMSFCTAVFLRGKVWKDNYSLFTDAARKTGENCRQGWIRSRSNLGTACLNRAVEGVETEENLRKADSLYSEVIKKHPYYGGAYIGRGDVFFVSEDYEKAGDLYKEALEKYPSNYFLINKLGITYSCLKDYSQAKLLFIKAVGMNRDFTDAAVNLAKIYFIEGDIDKTSDLIGGLKETPGTVLLIRALRISIEACRGRIQTTGSAEEIITAIEILGEAGHFVEKKRLAESHCASSPSDSDALYNLSLIYLSDFGDMKSGYTALTEGVSRFPGDVRFMRELAVYHILTGDSIQAAYYFRKVLDLNPSHPEAPKMREFIEKTSNR
- a CDS encoding class I SAM-dependent methyltransferase, whose amino-acid sequence is MKSRQKDKYCLINRTFYDVNALSFSSSRNGYDSAWDSVFKDGFLDNDYSGLLDLGCGDGRFIKFFMNRFCRKDVMYFGIDQSLEMLKIARARFQSYSEVYLVNARITGDILSTIGRSCFFVAAVGLFHHIPDATERERIAEGICDLLGKGAGALISLWNFDKIPDQKKNRIPDKCRPRDFLLDWGKSDAMRFCHSFSEEEVFRIENIFRSKGCETDKVLIKRKNLSTDSFLRILKK
- a CDS encoding tRNA uridine(34) 5-carboxymethylaminomethyl modification radical SAM/GNAT enzyme Elp3 gives rise to the protein MKTEEQIKKHLLSSIVIALCYKTPESDKALRKILRKFPKDGKKLFSKAEILNHYRKMISEGSMERNGTAEDFLVTKPTRSASGITAVTIMTKPFPCPGRCVFCPDEKNMPKSYLSSEPGSMRALENSFDPYRQVTSRLTALSNTGHSTEKSEIIVLGGSFSHYDEAYRIEFTKGIYAALNDFETDGGSCRKTGEDDRGQRNELSSLFNEQKKNENAKARCVGLSFETRADMINENEIIFLRRLGCTKIQLGVQSLDEDVLNMSDVGMKTEDIMRAFILLRSAGFKIQAHVMVNLPGSDPAKDMETYRKLFRAPLCPDEVKIYPVAVVKKSPLYKRFESGEFSYYPIDTLIDLLSCMLKETPRYCRVTRIVRDIPLNSTAGDAPSNNLRETVEKAVKKSEGNDINIRNREIKGDSLTGDLTYVQTIYDCGPFQERFIECIDEREKLAGFLRLSIPSQYLRSKSEESVRFPKELSGSALVRELHVYGKPAAIGEKNPKRTQHRGIGTKLLQIATEESYSTGCRVLSVISSVGTRNYYRKLGFMDGEMYQHRFL
- a CDS encoding AEC family transporter; amino-acid sequence: MSRMIPYVAAFGLGFTARKLRLIGEKDGNTLLRIYFYFIFPFLVFRILHSVEIGPDQIALPFIAFSLLIALFAASLFVSKKLSREKSKRVSFVLAVSIMNTGFIMPFVNEFAGETGLASLMIFDIGNMVVIATFLFAFSSYSATRSAGKTFKNILLSPPVWAIVVSALVNAFNIKPPELVLNTAIFLEKPAFPLVLFALGSLLEFEISDIRNVLTAVAMRMIAGGILGLLILSLIKLPSNERLVVVLAATSPCGFNSVVYASLHGHDAKSAASTVSLSLIVSILAMPVLLFFFM